The Pseudomonas sp. R4-35-07 genome contains a region encoding:
- a CDS encoding diaminopimelate epimerase: protein MTRFYDARGNIYGVVSPDYLRRRGVDLPDGADLAASARQAWSASAIAAECGWGAVSPAPGAKAHRCDGLLVGPFQAAPPFDLLIVNTDGSLAERSGNGLTIFAQALTDQGVMSEGCELRVHHDKADAVSPVVTRVEPAVYQQVEGFWLDLGQPGFGPSAAGAGVDSGVAQQGEFSHVAALAAIDPQWDRSQFVRVGNPHCVTLVEQMAALPTYLAMHQLALFERLQAIAFAPPVGSGRPCVAGVNLQWAARASGNKVIARVFERGEGPTASSGTSASAVACAAWRAGWVGAGEVAVVMPGGTAPVRLRVEAETLSSVSLFGTAHSLA from the coding sequence GTAGTCAGCCCCGATTATTTACGTCGCCGGGGTGTTGACCTGCCCGATGGCGCCGACCTCGCCGCGAGTGCGCGCCAGGCATGGAGCGCATCGGCCATTGCTGCCGAATGCGGGTGGGGAGCGGTGTCGCCGGCGCCCGGTGCCAAGGCTCATCGCTGCGACGGGTTGCTGGTTGGGCCGTTTCAGGCTGCGCCACCTTTCGATCTATTGATCGTCAATACTGACGGTAGCCTCGCCGAGCGCAGTGGCAACGGGTTAACCATCTTTGCCCAGGCATTGACCGACCAAGGCGTTATGTCAGAAGGCTGCGAGTTGCGGGTGCATCACGATAAAGCGGATGCAGTTTCACCGGTGGTCACGCGGGTGGAGCCTGCGGTGTACCAGCAGGTCGAGGGCTTTTGGCTGGACCTGGGGCAACCGGGTTTCGGCCCATCGGCAGCCGGTGCGGGAGTGGATAGCGGTGTGGCGCAGCAGGGTGAGTTCAGTCACGTGGCCGCGTTGGCGGCGATAGACCCGCAATGGGATAGAAGCCAGTTCGTGCGGGTGGGCAATCCCCATTGCGTAACACTTGTCGAGCAGATGGCGGCATTGCCCACCTATCTCGCCATGCATCAATTGGCACTGTTTGAGCGATTGCAAGCGATCGCCTTCGCTCCGCCTGTGGGCAGCGGTCGTCCCTGTGTCGCGGGGGTCAATTTGCAATGGGCCGCGCGTGCTTCGGGTAATAAGGTAATCGCGCGGGTGTTCGAGCGCGGCGAAGGGCCTACTGCGTCTTCGGGTACCAGCGCCAGCGCGGTGGCCTGTGCGGCATGGCGAGCAGGTTGGGTCGGCGCCGGGGAGGTGGCGGTGGTGATGCCGGGCGGCACGGCGCCAGTACGTTTGCGGGTTGAAGCTGAAACGTTGTCGAGCGTCAGTCTTTTCGGGACCGCGCATTCACTGGCGTAA
- a CDS encoding DUF4123 domain-containing protein: MQDLAYQWMAQQQQAGRRLCLMLEANNENCQSLMAARDPSQYCPLYGETAAAGLASRGPVILMLEQIREPALVNHLQSPEANRGWLGSLPSDDLGVVIRHWRERLLVGPEGEKALYRFHDNRTLARAMAYLPAEQWPIYLGPLTSVCYWHEGRWCSRDNPAPGEYPVPDPAPWLQAPNPQTATILQANILRYLLAEHSEDLAALVEFHDPRIWLAQVLEQARSWQWCSPEQLEFLVVGRLEEATRGSVIRWQPLKGEAPTQHFERVLEQWRKEGLGDE; the protein is encoded by the coding sequence ATGCAAGACTTGGCTTATCAATGGATGGCGCAGCAGCAACAGGCGGGGCGTCGTTTATGCCTCATGCTCGAAGCAAATAATGAGAACTGCCAGTCGCTGATGGCGGCTCGCGACCCCTCGCAGTATTGCCCGCTCTATGGGGAAACAGCGGCAGCCGGCCTGGCGAGCAGGGGCCCCGTGATCCTGATGTTGGAGCAGATAAGAGAGCCTGCGCTGGTCAACCATCTGCAAAGTCCGGAGGCAAACCGGGGATGGCTGGGCAGTTTACCCAGCGATGACCTGGGTGTTGTGATCCGACATTGGCGTGAGCGACTGCTGGTCGGGCCAGAAGGCGAAAAGGCCCTGTACCGTTTTCACGACAACCGCACCCTGGCCCGTGCCATGGCGTATCTGCCGGCAGAACAATGGCCCATCTACTTGGGCCCGCTGACCAGCGTGTGTTACTGGCATGAAGGCCGCTGGTGCAGCCGCGACAATCCCGCGCCGGGTGAGTATCCGGTGCCCGACCCCGCCCCCTGGTTGCAGGCGCCCAACCCTCAGACCGCGACCATTCTGCAGGCCAATATCCTGCGCTACCTGCTGGCCGAGCACAGTGAAGACCTGGCTGCTCTGGTGGAGTTTCACGACCCCAGGATCTGGCTGGCCCAAGTATTGGAGCAGGCCCGAAGCTGGCAATGGTGTTCGCCCGAGCAACTTGAGTTTCTGGTGGTGGGCCGGTTGGAAGAGGCGACTCGGGGCAGTGTCATTCGGTGGCAGCCGTTGAAGGGGGAGGCACCGACACAGCATTTTGAACGTGTGCTGGAGCAGTGGCGCAAGGAGGGACTCGGGGATGAGTAG
- the tssI gene encoding type VI secretion system tip protein TssI/VgrG — MVDAFVSSRFKLMIQGVTAHLQVLAFNGSECLDQPYFIQVQFVSESPDLDLEALLHQPVYLYLGETEQGLHGLVYTIGRDAPGARLTRYHLTLAPRLACLAHRRDQRVFQQRSVPQMIASVLEQHGILADAYAFELGPVVYPLRLFCVQYAETDLHFIQRLCEEEGIHYHFRHSVDGHLLVFGDDQTVFQRLPMQRYCSTIDPLAATKGIHRFDVRLQTRSRRTVRRDHDFEHPSLRLQDTAGGIPDAALEDYRYPAGFTGHARGAQLARRSLERHQSDRHCASGKSDQPLLRSGHFLELQGHPDPVCNDLWLITSVRHEGYQPQVLEEVVVDTDTFVGYRNRFIATPWRAVHRPPLKHPKPSINGSQTATVTGPADEEVHCDAYGRVKVRFHWDRLDQTDDKSSCWVRVASGWAGAGFGAMMIPRVGMEVLVTFLEGDPDQPLINGCLPNASQMPAYSLPQHKTRSVLRSRSVPGGAGSNELHLEDRRGEELIYLRAQRDLEQQVGHDSRLEVSGERSEIIRGLSTVRLESGEQRHITGDRSIALTANDHLAVQGDSHTQVTQVMVIEAGQQIHLKAGASLVIDAGAQLSFKAGGEHLQIQAGGIFSSRPITVGGAPSAARSASPASVAATPEVSVVQGLIMDMARQLDADFCPICERCREGQCDFAGRAA, encoded by the coding sequence ATGGTTGATGCGTTTGTTTCGTCACGTTTCAAATTAATGATCCAAGGCGTCACTGCCCACTTGCAGGTACTCGCTTTCAACGGCAGTGAGTGTCTTGATCAACCGTATTTCATCCAGGTGCAATTCGTCAGCGAAAGCCCTGACCTGGATCTGGAGGCGTTGCTTCATCAGCCGGTCTATCTGTACCTGGGCGAAACGGAGCAAGGCCTGCACGGGTTGGTCTATACCATCGGCCGCGATGCTCCGGGTGCCCGGCTCACCCGTTATCACCTTACCCTCGCGCCCCGCCTGGCCTGCCTTGCCCATCGCCGCGACCAGCGGGTTTTCCAGCAGCGTAGCGTGCCGCAGATGATTGCCAGCGTTCTTGAACAGCACGGCATCCTGGCAGATGCCTACGCCTTCGAGCTCGGCCCGGTGGTTTATCCGCTTCGGCTCTTTTGCGTGCAGTATGCGGAAACGGACCTGCACTTCATCCAGCGCTTGTGCGAGGAGGAGGGTATCCATTACCACTTCCGCCATAGTGTCGACGGTCATCTGCTGGTGTTTGGGGATGATCAAACCGTATTTCAGCGCCTGCCGATGCAGCGATATTGCTCGACGATCGATCCACTGGCCGCAACGAAGGGTATTCACCGCTTCGATGTACGCCTGCAAACCCGCAGCCGGCGAACGGTGCGCCGCGACCATGACTTCGAACACCCGTCGCTGCGGTTGCAGGATACCGCTGGCGGTATACCGGACGCAGCGCTTGAAGACTACCGTTACCCAGCCGGTTTCACCGGCCATGCACGGGGGGCGCAACTGGCGCGTCGCAGCCTGGAGCGACATCAATCCGACCGCCATTGCGCGTCAGGCAAGAGCGACCAGCCCCTGTTGCGCAGTGGCCATTTTCTTGAGTTGCAAGGCCATCCGGATCCGGTCTGCAACGACCTGTGGCTGATCACCTCGGTGCGTCACGAAGGCTATCAGCCGCAGGTGCTGGAGGAAGTGGTAGTCGATACGGACACCTTCGTCGGGTATCGCAACCGCTTCATTGCGACCCCCTGGCGTGCGGTGCATCGACCCCCGCTCAAACATCCCAAGCCGTCCATCAACGGCAGCCAAACGGCGACTGTTACAGGACCTGCGGATGAAGAGGTGCACTGCGATGCCTATGGTCGAGTGAAGGTGCGGTTTCATTGGGATCGCCTGGACCAGACGGATGACAAGAGCAGCTGTTGGGTAAGGGTTGCCTCCGGGTGGGCCGGTGCCGGGTTTGGCGCCATGATGATTCCACGGGTGGGCATGGAGGTGTTGGTGACCTTCCTGGAGGGCGATCCGGACCAGCCATTGATCAACGGTTGCCTGCCCAATGCGTCGCAGATGCCGGCTTATTCCCTGCCGCAGCACAAGACCCGCAGCGTGTTGCGCAGTCGCAGCGTCCCCGGGGGAGCGGGCAGCAATGAGCTGCATCTTGAAGACCGCCGTGGCGAAGAGCTGATCTACCTGCGAGCCCAGCGTGACCTGGAGCAGCAGGTGGGCCATGACAGCCGTTTGGAGGTGTCTGGTGAGCGCAGTGAAATCATCCGAGGCTTGAGCACGGTGCGTCTTGAGAGCGGAGAGCAGCGCCACATCACGGGAGACCGCAGTATTGCGCTGACGGCAAACGACCATCTGGCCGTGCAAGGCGACAGCCACACCCAGGTGACACAGGTGATGGTGATCGAAGCCGGTCAACAGATTCACCTGAAGGCGGGTGCCAGCCTTGTCATCGATGCAGGCGCGCAGTTGAGTTTCAAGGCCGGCGGCGAGCATTTGCAGATTCAGGCCGGCGGGATTTTCAGCAGCCGGCCCATCACCGTCGGTGGCGCGCCATCCGCTGCAAGGTCGGCCAGCCCAGCGTCTGTTGCGGCTACGCCTGAAGTCTCTGTTGTGCAGGGCCTCATCATGGACATGGCCCGCCAACTGGACGCGGATTTTTGCCCGATCTGCGAGCGTTGTCGCGAAGGCCAATGCGATTTCGCCGGGAGAGCCGCATGA